A genomic stretch from Candidatus Dadabacteria bacterium includes:
- the mazG gene encoding nucleoside triphosphate pyrophosphohydrolase, giving the protein MKEEKTFDDIVSLARRLRAPGGCPWDREQTLESLRAYVLEEAYEVIQAIELGDTDGLVEELGDFLFQVVFISQIASEEGKFGIGDVTQRLHDKLIRRHPHVFGEKKAKDADEALRTWNAEKLKEKKGRADLEEIPRAMPSLMRAQRVGEKAARAGFDWNDVSSVFAKVKEELLELEREMEAGEKNRSREEWGDLVFSVVNLARHLDIDAETTSHGAVEKFIERFSRFEEKARTGAKEISTLSMEQMDEIWEEVKKT; this is encoded by the coding sequence ATGAAAGAGGAAAAGACTTTTGACGATATAGTTTCGCTTGCAAGGCGTCTGCGCGCTCCGGGAGGCTGTCCATGGGACAGGGAGCAGACGCTCGAGTCGCTTCGGGCGTACGTTCTCGAAGAGGCCTACGAGGTAATACAGGCAATAGAGCTTGGGGATACGGACGGACTCGTAGAGGAGCTTGGAGATTTCCTTTTCCAGGTTGTCTTCATCTCCCAGATAGCAAGCGAAGAGGGGAAATTCGGCATAGGCGATGTTACCCAGAGACTCCACGACAAACTCATAAGAAGGCACCCTCACGTGTTCGGTGAGAAAAAAGCCAAGGACGCGGACGAGGCCTTAAGGACTTGGAACGCCGAGAAGCTCAAGGAAAAAAAAGGGAGGGCCGATCTGGAGGAAATACCGAGAGCCATGCCCTCTTTGATGAGGGCGCAGAGGGTTGGCGAGAAAGCGGCCCGCGCCGGGTTTGACTGGAACGACGTTTCTTCGGTTTTTGCTAAGGTAAAAGAGGAACTGCTTGAGCTTGAACGGGAAATGGAGGCCGGAGAGAAAAACAGATCCCGGGAGGAGTGGGGAGATCTTGTTTTTTCCGTAGTGAATCTGGCAAGACATCTTGACATCGACGCCGAGACTACGTCTCATGGGGCCGTCGAGAAGTTCATAGAGAGATTCTCCCGGTTCGAAGAGAAAGCGCGGACCGGGGCAAAAGAAATAAGCACTCTTTCCATGGAGCAGATGGACGAGATCTGGGAAGAGGTAAAAAAGACGTAG
- a CDS encoding Xaa-Pro peptidase family protein, producing MSKTAYLIIDSSERNSDLYHRTGFFVPDPVIFFEHDGEGTLVLSDLELERGKKEARVERVISLGEWVAKIRGGKRKRPGIAEVAAAILRERGVRSLVVQRFFPVSYADALRGAGFFVRTAKTDFLFPGRLRKSPAEVSLIKKALYATAWAMRIAISIISDSVVKGSVLYRDGKPLTSEIVRSAISSYLAERGYLASNTIVAGGVQGSMPHEKGSGPLKAGWPVVIDIFPRSQENGYFGDMTRTVVKGEPSAELLRMYDTVLRGQKIALSMIKDGVRSKDVHGAVIDFFTERGFPTTASGSGSPEGFIHSTGHGLGLDIHEPPRIGPGNEILKEGNVVTVEPGLYYERLGGVRIEDVVLVTRDGNQNLTRCSKKFRV from the coding sequence GTGAGCAAAACGGCCTACCTTATAATCGATTCGAGCGAGCGCAACTCTGACCTTTACCACAGAACCGGCTTTTTCGTTCCGGACCCTGTTATTTTTTTTGAACACGACGGGGAAGGAACACTGGTTCTCAGCGACCTTGAGCTTGAGCGGGGGAAAAAAGAGGCAAGAGTAGAGCGGGTCATCTCACTTGGGGAGTGGGTTGCCAAGATTCGCGGTGGCAAGAGAAAAAGGCCCGGTATTGCCGAGGTGGCCGCGGCAATTCTCAGGGAAAGAGGGGTAAGGAGCCTGGTTGTCCAGAGGTTTTTTCCGGTTTCCTATGCCGACGCGCTCCGGGGAGCCGGTTTTTTCGTCAGGACCGCGAAAACGGATTTTCTTTTTCCCGGGCGCCTCAGGAAATCCCCGGCGGAAGTTTCACTCATAAAGAAGGCGCTTTACGCTACGGCATGGGCCATGAGGATTGCTATTTCAATTATATCGGATTCAGTGGTGAAGGGTTCCGTGCTTTACCGCGACGGCAAGCCCCTTACCTCCGAGATAGTGCGTTCCGCCATAAGCTCCTATCTTGCCGAACGGGGGTATCTGGCTTCAAACACCATAGTGGCCGGAGGGGTTCAGGGCTCCATGCCCCACGAGAAGGGCTCAGGACCTCTTAAGGCCGGGTGGCCGGTGGTGATCGACATTTTCCCGAGATCCCAGGAGAACGGCTACTTCGGCGACATGACGAGGACGGTTGTTAAGGGCGAGCCCTCGGCTGAACTTCTGAGAATGTACGACACCGTTTTGCGCGGTCAGAAAATCGCGCTCTCCATGATAAAAGACGGCGTGAGATCGAAGGACGTGCACGGCGCGGTAATAGATTTCTTCACGGAACGGGGGTTTCCTACCACGGCTTCGGGTTCCGGAAGCCCCGAAGGGTTCATACATTCCACGGGCCACGGTCTGGGGCTTGACATCCATGAGCCGCCGAGAATCGGTCCCGGAAACGAGATTCTTAAGGAGGGAAATGTTGTTACTGTAGAGCCCGGTCTTTACTACGAGCGTCTCGGGGGAGTCAGGATAGAGGACGTGGTCTTGGTCACGCGGGACGGAAACCAGAACCTGACCCGGTGTTCGAAGAAATTTCGGGTCTAG
- a CDS encoding iron-sulfur cluster assembly accessory protein, with protein MFSVTPKAVDEIKRLLAEDDIENAFLRVRIVPGGCSGFSYEMGFDDETDEGDNLIESDGIKVAIDEISYTYLDGSVLDFKDGLDGKGFAIENPNATGSCGCGQSFTA; from the coding sequence ATGTTTTCCGTAACTCCCAAAGCCGTAGATGAAATAAAAAGGCTGCTTGCCGAAGACGACATCGAAAATGCGTTTCTCAGGGTAAGGATAGTGCCCGGGGGCTGTTCCGGGTTTTCCTACGAGATGGGATTTGACGACGAGACCGATGAAGGAGACAACTTGATCGAGTCCGACGGCATAAAGGTCGCTATCGACGAGATCAGCTACACCTATCTCGACGGATCGGTTCTTGATTTCAAGGATGGTCTTGACGGAAAGGGCTTTGCAATCGAAAACCCTAACGCGACCGGTTCCTGCGGCTGCGGACAGTCTTTCACCGCATAG